The following coding sequences are from one Sesamum indicum cultivar Zhongzhi No. 13 linkage group LG11, S_indicum_v1.0, whole genome shotgun sequence window:
- the LOC105174050 gene encoding replication protein A 14 kDa subunit B: protein MDTSNPAVFVNAELLRMHVGRRVRAVIQVLRSEGGNSVIGKSTDEQQLVIKGRPPGPLSTYVEVIGIADSNQSIQAEIWSNFGDVLDTVAYNNVCQLANGDFKHLFI, encoded by the exons atgGATACGTCGAATCCGGCGGTTTTCGTCAACGCGGAGCTGTTGAGGATGCACGTCGGCCGGAGGGTTCGTGCTGTGATTCAGGTGCTCAGATCAGAAGGTGGTAACTCTGTGATTGGAAAATCGACGGACGAGCAGCAGTTGGTTATCAAAGGCCGCCCTCCTGGCCCTCTTTCGACTTATGTTGAGGTTATCGGGATTGCTGACAGTAATCAATCTATTCAGGCAGAAATCTGGTCCAACTTTGGTGATGTTCTTG ATACAGTAGCCTACAACAATGTTTGTCAACTTGCCAATGGGGACTTTAAACACTTGTTTATCTAA